One window of Leptospira yasudae genomic DNA carries:
- a CDS encoding phasin-related domain-containing protein, whose amino-acid sequence MEKEIKEALNFAIGAAKSLREQADSILLKVEKEFKELASKGAQDQSEVANNLRKYIEDALHSVEGVAGQVNSKVEEVKSKVGQGVSSAKATLNGSSKAKADSTTKQ is encoded by the coding sequence ATGGAAAAAGAAATCAAGGAAGCGCTTAACTTTGCGATTGGAGCTGCGAAATCACTCCGCGAGCAAGCTGACAGCATTCTCCTGAAAGTTGAAAAAGAATTTAAGGAACTTGCATCCAAAGGAGCTCAAGATCAATCCGAGGTTGCCAACAACCTTAGAAAGTATATCGAAGACGCTCTTCACTCAGTGGAAGGTGTTGCAGGTCAAGTCAACTCGAAGGTAGAGGAAGTTAAATCGAAAGTTGGTCAAGGCGTTTCATCTGCAAAAGCTACTTTGAACGGATCTTCAAAAGCTAAAGCAGACTCTACCACTAAACAATAA
- the pckA gene encoding phosphoenolpyruvate carboxykinase (ATP): protein MQAQTQVKGLKELGIEPSEIFHNLSYDEIYEHEKKNGETVLSSNGTMMVDTGIFTGRSPKDKYFVDEPSSNGNIWWSHINFKVSEAIFDELYKKCVNYLSHKKLYVFDGYAGANPETRVSLRVVSEKAWQHHFCTNMFLRPTKEELAGLDPEFTIINACGIKNENFKQHGMNSEVFVIFHLAKKICIIGGTEYGGEMKKGIFSVMNYKLPLQGILSMHCSANVGKDGDTALFFGLSGTGKTTLSTDPNRKLIGDDEHGWDDNGIFNIEGGCYAKVINLDPKTEPDIYEAIRKDALLENVVYDPQTKVVDYSSAAKTENTRVSYPIFHINNIQVPSKGGHPKTIIFLTYDAFGVLPPVSKLSIEQAMYHFLSGYTAKVAGTERGIKEPTATFSACFGAAFMTLHPTKYAKLLGEKMKKHNVRAYLMNTGLVGGSYGVGKRMNLPSTRKIIDEILNGNIEKSEFVTHPIFQVSYPKTIDGVDSAILDPREAWTDKAAYDETAKKLGEMFIKNFKQYAEGSKDFDFTAFGPKV, encoded by the coding sequence ATGCAGGCCCAGACTCAGGTAAAAGGCTTGAAGGAACTCGGAATCGAACCTTCTGAAATTTTCCATAACCTTTCCTATGACGAAATTTATGAGCACGAGAAAAAAAACGGAGAAACCGTACTTTCCAGCAACGGAACGATGATGGTAGACACCGGAATTTTTACCGGTAGATCCCCGAAAGACAAGTATTTCGTAGATGAACCTTCCTCAAACGGAAACATTTGGTGGAGCCACATCAACTTCAAAGTGTCCGAAGCGATCTTTGACGAACTTTATAAGAAATGTGTGAACTATCTGAGTCACAAAAAACTTTACGTTTTCGACGGTTACGCGGGAGCAAACCCGGAGACAAGAGTAAGCCTGCGCGTGGTTTCCGAAAAAGCTTGGCAACACCACTTTTGCACAAACATGTTCCTTCGTCCTACTAAGGAAGAATTGGCGGGCCTCGATCCTGAATTCACGATCATCAACGCTTGCGGAATCAAAAACGAGAACTTCAAACAACACGGAATGAATTCCGAAGTTTTCGTTATCTTCCATCTCGCTAAGAAAATTTGTATCATCGGTGGAACCGAATACGGCGGAGAAATGAAAAAAGGTATTTTCTCCGTTATGAACTACAAACTTCCGTTACAGGGAATTCTCAGTATGCACTGTTCCGCGAACGTAGGTAAAGACGGTGACACCGCTCTTTTCTTTGGTCTTTCCGGAACCGGTAAAACGACCCTTTCCACGGACCCGAACCGCAAACTGATCGGAGACGACGAGCACGGTTGGGACGACAACGGAATCTTCAACATCGAAGGCGGTTGCTACGCTAAGGTGATCAACTTAGATCCGAAAACCGAGCCGGACATTTACGAAGCGATTCGTAAAGATGCACTTCTCGAGAACGTGGTTTATGATCCTCAAACGAAAGTCGTGGATTATTCTTCCGCTGCAAAAACCGAGAACACTCGCGTATCGTATCCGATTTTCCACATCAATAACATTCAGGTTCCTTCCAAAGGCGGACATCCGAAAACCATCATCTTCTTAACGTATGATGCGTTCGGAGTTCTTCCACCGGTTTCTAAACTGAGCATCGAACAAGCGATGTATCACTTCCTTTCCGGTTATACCGCGAAAGTTGCCGGAACGGAAAGAGGAATTAAAGAACCGACCGCTACTTTCTCTGCATGTTTCGGAGCGGCGTTCATGACTCTTCACCCGACTAAGTATGCAAAATTACTCGGTGAAAAGATGAAGAAGCACAACGTAAGAGCGTATCTGATGAACACCGGCCTTGTCGGTGGATCTTACGGCGTGGGAAAACGTATGAACCTTCCTTCCACACGTAAAATCATCGACGAGATTTTAAACGGAAACATCGAGAAGTCCGAGTTCGTGACTCACCCGATCTTCCAAGTTTCTTATCCGAAGACGATTGACGGTGTCGATAGCGCTATCCTGGATCCAAGAGAAGCTTGGACTGATAAAGCAGCTTACGACGAAACCGCTAAGAAGTTAGGGGAGATGTTCATTAAGAACTTTAAGCAATATGCGGAAGGTTCTAAAGACTTCGACTTTACCGCTTTCGGTCCTAAGGTTTAA
- a CDS encoding PIN/TRAM domain-containing protein, with translation MIHLYKVLTSLFLSGITFAVTHKQAGDLYLAGSIAGVVLVVSLILLYGESSLFPKLKADVLFCAGLGALLGLAIAWFVGEVVHFAELNVALYFLFALFGILAGISFAKEPGLGIFGGGGGQGNGFGVGIEKEEVRDKILDTSVVIDGRILDIADTHFLDGPLILPNFVLREIQLISDSSDPIKRARGRRGLEMLNKLQRKGSIEVKITYKDYSDTREVDAKLIKLARDTGGKIVTNDFNLNKVAELQGVKVLNLNTLANALKPVVLPGEELGIQVIKEGKDENQGIGYLEDGTMVVIENGGHLVGKEVKVTVTSIIQTAAGKMIFTKANPNGAGEKGNRQPHSP, from the coding sequence ATGATTCATCTCTATAAAGTACTCACGTCTCTATTCCTCTCCGGAATTACATTTGCTGTAACACACAAGCAAGCCGGAGATCTCTATTTAGCCGGTTCTATCGCCGGAGTCGTTCTCGTAGTTTCCCTAATTCTTCTTTATGGAGAATCCAGTCTTTTTCCAAAACTGAAAGCAGACGTTCTTTTTTGTGCCGGACTCGGCGCTCTACTCGGACTTGCAATCGCTTGGTTTGTGGGAGAAGTCGTTCACTTTGCCGAATTGAATGTGGCGCTTTACTTCTTGTTCGCGCTGTTCGGAATTCTTGCAGGGATCTCTTTTGCGAAAGAACCCGGTCTCGGAATTTTCGGAGGCGGCGGAGGTCAGGGCAACGGTTTCGGCGTCGGCATTGAAAAGGAAGAAGTAAGAGACAAAATTCTGGATACTTCGGTCGTGATCGACGGAAGAATTTTAGACATCGCCGATACGCACTTCCTGGATGGGCCGTTGATTCTCCCTAACTTCGTATTGAGAGAGATTCAGCTCATCAGCGATTCCTCGGATCCGATCAAGAGAGCGAGAGGAAGAAGAGGTCTGGAGATGTTGAACAAACTTCAACGCAAAGGCTCCATCGAAGTTAAAATCACGTATAAAGATTATTCCGACACTCGCGAAGTGGACGCGAAGTTGATCAAGTTAGCGAGAGATACCGGCGGTAAAATCGTAACCAACGATTTCAACTTGAATAAAGTAGCCGAACTTCAGGGAGTCAAGGTTCTAAACTTGAATACCCTCGCTAATGCACTGAAACCGGTCGTTCTTCCCGGAGAAGAGCTTGGAATCCAAGTGATCAAAGAAGGAAAGGACGAGAATCAAGGAATCGGTTATCTGGAAGACGGAACGATGGTGGTGATCGAAAACGGCGGTCATCTTGTAGGAAAAGAAGTCAAGGTGACAGTAACTTCGATCATCCAAACGGCAGCCGGAAAGATGATTTTCACAAAAGCCAACCCGAACGGGGCTGGAGAGAAGGGAAATCGCCAGCCGCATTCCCCTTGA